GAGGCTCGCCGCGCCCAGCACGAAAAACGAACCCCGCCAGGTCAGCACTATCATCAGCCAGGCGACCATCGGCGGCGTGATCGCATTGCCGATGCGCGCAAAAGCGTGGGTGATGCCCTGCGCGAAACCGCGCTGCGAGGCCGTCGTCCAGTGCGACATTGCGCGGGTGGCGGCCGGAAAAGTGGCGCCCTCGCCGAGGCCGAGCAGCACCCGCGCGGCCAGCATCGAAGCCAGTCCGCCCGCGAAACCGGTCAGGATGGTGGCGCCCGCCCAGACGACACCGCAGATGAACAGGGTTCGGCGCGCGCCGAAGCGATCGCTAAACCAACCACCGACGATCTGGAACACGAGGTAAGGATAGGCGAAGGCCGAAAATACGAGTCCGACCTGCGTGTTGCTGAGCCCGAGTTCCTGTTTGAAGGCGGCCGCCGCCGTGCTGACATTGACGCGATCGACGTAAGTGATGAAGTACATCAGGCACAACATCGCGAGGACGCCGTGGGTTGCGCTGATTTTTTTGATGTTCATATATGCGACGTGCCGGCAGGTCCGCGCAGTGTACCGTCAGGTGGCGCGGCACATTTGAATGGCCGCGGACAAGTCGTGCTAAATTCGCACAGAACGCGTCGATCGTACGATCGGGGGGAAGATCTAATGACTGTGGAAGCCTGGACCAAGCTGGAAGAAGAAGTCGCGATGCGCGTGACCAATCCCGGCGTGAGCCCGCTGGAGGAAATGCGCAAGCGCTCGGGGCTGGAATTTCTGCGCGACATCGCCTCGGGCGTGCTGCCGTTGCCGCCGATCGGAAAAACGCTGAATTTCTTCTTGATGGAAGCGGAAGAAGGGCGGGTGGTCTTTCAGGGCACGCCGACCTTCGATTTCTACAATCCGATCGGTACGGTTCACGGCGGCTGGGCAGCGACTCTGCTGGATTCGTGCATGGCCTGCGCGATACAGACCACGCTCAAGAAAGGTTACGGCTACACGACCGCCGAGCTCAAGGTCCATCTGGTGCGGCCGATGACCGACCAAACCGGCCCGGTGCGCGCCGAAGGCAAGGTCATCCATCCCGGCAGGCAGGTGGCGACTTCGGAAGGGCGGCTGTTCGGTCCGGACGGGAAACTCTACGCGCACGGCACGACGACCTGCGTGATTTTTCAGATACCAACCTGAGATTTCCGCGCCTCGTTACCTCGCGCCGCACATCTTTAGGAAGGTTGCAAACTCTCTCGAAAGGGATATTGTGACCTTGGCGGTCGACTCGCCATGATTGCCAGAGCCGCATTTCCCTTGCCGTGACTGAATCGCTACCGGACAGGCGTTGATCACGGCCCTGGTCTGCTCGGAGGGGCCCACTTGATGGAGCCTGGTCGCAGCCTACCAGAAGAAAAGCACGATCGCGAGGACGCAGCGGCGCCGTCCCGTCTTGTGCCGGGAGGAAGCCCGCCGCCGGCACCCGCTGGTGCGCGCGAGCTTTCTGTCGAAGTCGGGCAGGCCGGTCAGTCGCAGGAGGAATTGCGCTTGTTACGCGAACGGCAACGAGCAGCGGATGCGCGTGTCGACGAGCTGGCACGCGTCAACGAATCCTTGCGCGCGGAACCAGTCGAGGTCGGCCGCGTTCGACGCACAATTCCGCTCGAGCCCGCGGCCGTCGATAGCGTATCCCGCGCCCAGATCGCGGTCATCACCACCACCCTGGCGTCGCTGACGACGGAACCGAGCCTCGACGCATTCATCGGACCGTTGCTCAAGACCATTGTGCAGCAGGTGGGCGGCCAGGAAGGCGCTTTGTGGAGGAGCGAAAACGTATCCGGGACCCAGCGCCTGGCTTTGAACTATGAAGCTGGACAACTGGTGCGCGGCGAAGACGCACAGCACCCGGGGCGCTCGCCGCAGAAGATCCCGCGTCAACTGATCGAAAGATGGAAAAACGGTGATTCGCGTCCGATCGTGTTCGATGCCGCTTCCGCGGCCGACGAGCCGGAATGGGCCGTCTATTGCGACTACTACTCGCGGCGCGGCATCAAAACGGTACTGATGCTGCCACTGATTTCCGGCGATCAACTGATCGGAAATTTTGCGGTGCGGTTCATCGGCGTGAGAACGTTCCGTCCGCACGAACTGGAGCTCGCCCAGGCACTCGCGCTGCAGGCAACGCTGGCGTTGCATCTTGCGCAACTGGGCGAAAAAGCCCAACAGGCCGCCGCGGTGCGCGAACGCGAATCTGCGGAGCGGGAGAAGGCGGCCGAACTCGCGCGGACCAACAAAGCGTTGCTGGCGGAAATCAGCGAACGCCAGCGCGCCGAACAGATGCTGCGCACTCATGGCGCGGTCATCAATACCACGCTGAAGTCCTTGACGACGGAATCCAGCCTCGATGGATTCATCCGCAATGTGCTCAAGACCATCGTGGAGCAGCTCGGCGCCATAGGCGGGGCGCTGTGGATACCGAGCGAAATACCGGACCGCGCGCAGGTCGTGCTCAACTATTACCTGGGCGAGTTCGACGACGGGGAAAACATGGCGCACCCCGGCCGCGTTCCGCAGCGCCTGCCTGACGATGTCTCGCGGCATTGGGTCAACAATCGAAACGCCGCGCCGCTGGTGTATGACCGGTCCTACATCGAGACCAATCCCAACTACGCGCCCTATCGCGAATGGGCGAACAAGCTGGGAATCAAGAGCGTGTTGCTGGTGCCGCTCATGTTCGGAGACGAATCGCTGGGCGGGCTGTCGCTGCGCTTCAGCAACGACCGCAAATACACGCCGGAAGAATTGCAGCTCGCGATGACGCTGGGGCAGCAGGCCACGCTGGCGCTGCAGTTGAAGCGTCTGGGCGAGAAGGCGCAACAAGCCGCTGTCGCTCAAGCGCAGGAGAAAGCGGCGCGCGAACAGGCGGCCAGGCTGGCGGAGGCCGATCGGGCGCTGCGTAACAGCGAAGAACGTTGGCGCTTCGCGCTGGAAGGGGCCGGCGACGGAGTTTGGGATTGGAATGTCAAGACCGACGAAGCGTTGTTCTCGAAACGCTGGAAGGAGATGATCGGCTACGCGGAGGACGAGTTCGAGAATCGCGGCGCGGAATGGATGGCGCATCTCGACCCGGCTGACAAGCCACGGGTGCTTGCCACCCTGGACGATTATTTCAAAGGCAGGATTGCAAACTACATCGTGCAGTTCCGGCTCCGCTGCAAGGACGGAAGCTGGAAATGGATACTCGCCCGCGGCATGGCGGTCAGCCGCGATAAAGACGGCAAGCCATTGCGCATGCTGGGCACCCATACCGACATTACGACCGAGGTCGCCGCAAAGGCGGCACTGCAAGCGGAAGTGATCGAGCGGCGGCGAGCCGAGCAACTGGTCCGCGCCAACGCCGCGCTGATCACGGATACGTTGCGGTCGATCACGCGCGAACCCACGCTGGAAGCCTTCATCGAGCAGGTATTGAAGACCATCGTCGAGCAATTGGGCGGCATGGGCGGCACGTTCTCCGTGCCCGGCAGTGTGCCCGGCACGGTGCTGGCTTATCTGCACTACCAGGACGGACGGGTCCTACCCGGGCAGGCATCGGACCATCCCGCCCGCGTGCCGCAGAAAGTTCCGCATCCTTCCAGCGGCTGGACGGCACAGACCGCGGAACCCGAGATTCTGGACGCGGAGTACATGCGGACCAGTCCTGATTACGCTCCTTACCGTGAATGGGCGAGCCGGCAAGGCGTGAAGACGGTGCTGCAATTCCCGCTGTTATTCGGCGGCGATGCTTTTGGCGTGCTTGCCGTCCGCTTCCCGGTGGAACGGCAATTCAACCGCGACGATCTCGAGCTCGGCAAGGCGCTTGCGCTGCAGGGAACGCTCGCCGTACGGCTCGCACGGCTCGGCGAAACCGCACTGCAGACCGCGGCGCTGCAGGAACGGGAGCGTGCCGCGCAGCAGCGCGTCGGCGAGCTGGATCGCGCCAACGCGGCTCTGCAGCGCACCCTGTCGAAGCTGGTCGGCGTCCAGGACCTGACACCGCTGCTGGAACACATCCTGCGCGAAGCCGGCAATGTGGCGCAGGCGAGGATGGCGACAATTTTCCTGCACGATGAGCGTACCGACACGCTTTCGCTCGCCTGGTGTGTGCGCGACGGCGCACCGGTCGATGTGGCGAAGGATCCGCGCTTCGAAATCTGGCGCAAACCCGTTCCGGCGCTCTCCTCCAAGGCATGGAACAAGATCGCCGAAACCGGAGGTTATTCCTGGTTTTCTTACGACGACGAGGACTACCACACACCGCCCTACGCGCTCGAGTGGCAGCGCTCGATGGGACACCACGCGATCCTGCCCGTGCCGCTGCTGGTCGGCGATCAACCGCTGGGCTTCATGGCGCTGTTCTTCGATCACGCGTCATTGCCGGTGCAGGAGCACGTCGAGTTTGCGCGGGTGTTCGCGCATCAGGCGGCGGCCGCAATCCAACTGGCGCGCCTCGGGGAGCAGGCCCGGCAGGCAGCCATCAGCCAGGAGCGCGAGCGCGCGGCGCAGGAGCGCGTCGCGCAACTGGTACTGACCAACGATGCGCTCACCCGCACACTCGACCGCCTGGCCTCCGAACCGTCCCTGGACGCCGCGCTCGGACATGTCATGGTCGCGATCACGCAGCAACTGGGCGCGGTATCGGCGGCACTCTGGCTGTACGACATTCCGGCCGGAATGTCGCGCATGCATATGACCTGCGAAGGAGGGCGGATCATCCCGGGCGGCGAATCCGATCATCCGCACTCGCGGGTGCCGATTCCCATTACCGGATCGAATTTCCAGAGCAGGATATTGGACGGCCGGGTGTCCCTCACCGTAGTTTCACCCGAGAACGGGTTCCACTCGAGCGTATGCGAGTACTTCAGGGCGCAAGGCGTCCACTCGATCCTGAGTGTGCCGATGATGGCGGGTGGCGAATCGGTGGGCTGCTATCTCGCGCGGCTGACAAAAGGACAGAAGCCGGATGCCGAGCAGATCGAACTGGCTCGTGTGTTGGCACAACAGGCGACCCTTCTTGTCCAGGTCACGCGGGTGGCGGATCTGGCCCGACAGGCGGCCGTCAGCCAGGAACGCGAACAGGCCGCGCGCGAGCAGGCGGCTGCGCTGGAAACGCTCAACGAGGTACTGCGCAATGAGATCGCCGAGCGCCAGCGTGCAGAGCAGCTTGCGCGCGCCCACGCCGCGGTGATCAGCACGACCCTGGAGTCGATCCGTCAGGATGCAGCGGCGGATGCCTTCGTCGCCCAGGTGCTGAAGATCCTGGTGGAACGGCTGGGCGGGATTGGGGGAGCACTGTGGATGGCCGGGTCGGACGATGAAGTCGGCCGGGTCGTGCTCAACTATCACCTGGGCGTTTTTCAAAGGGGTGCGGAGATCGATCATCCCGGCGGCGAGCCGAGCAAGCTCGCGCAGGAGGAATGGCAGACGTGGAACCGAAACAACGCCGAACCGCTGGTGCTGGACTCTCATCACATTGCAACGTCGCCCCGTTACGAGCGGGTCCGTTCGTGGGCACACAAGCTCGGGATCAAGACCGTCCTGCTGGTGCCGCTTGTCTTCGGCGACGAGTCCATAGGCACGCTGGCGGTGCGCTTCGCCGACGAGCGCCGGTTCTCCGCCGAGGAGATGCAACTGGTGAAAGCGCTCGCGTTGCAAGCCACACTATCGCTGCAACTCGCACGTCTGGGCGAGCAGGCCAAGCAGACCGCCGTTCTCGAGGAACGCGAACAGGCCGCGCACGACCGTGCCGCGGAACTCGCCAAGGCCAACAGCGTGCTGCAGGAGTCTCTCGCGGTGCTCGCCTCGCAACCGGAGCTGGACCGGTTCCTGGAGCACGTGCTGGCCGCCATCGCCGAACCGCTGCATGCGCACAGCAGCGTGCTGCTGCTGATCGACGAGTCGAGTGGAACCATTCGTCCGCACCTCTCATACCGGAACGGCGTGATCCAGACTGCCGAGGAACTGGGCACCTCGGGTCTTGCCCGGGCCCTGGAAGCCTGTCGCGGCGATCCTGCCTTCAAGGCCGAGTTCGAAAGCGCCGTTC
Above is a genomic segment from Betaproteobacteria bacterium containing:
- a CDS encoding PaaI family thioesterase; translated protein: MTVEAWTKLEEEVAMRVTNPGVSPLEEMRKRSGLEFLRDIASGVLPLPPIGKTLNFFLMEAEEGRVVFQGTPTFDFYNPIGTVHGGWAATLLDSCMACAIQTTLKKGYGYTTAELKVHLVRPMTDQTGPVRAEGKVIHPGRQVATSEGRLFGPDGKLYAHGTTTCVIFQIPT
- a CDS encoding GAF domain-containing protein, coding for MMEPGRSLPEEKHDREDAAAPSRLVPGGSPPPAPAGARELSVEVGQAGQSQEELRLLRERQRAADARVDELARVNESLRAEPVEVGRVRRTIPLEPAAVDSVSRAQIAVITTTLASLTTEPSLDAFIGPLLKTIVQQVGGQEGALWRSENVSGTQRLALNYEAGQLVRGEDAQHPGRSPQKIPRQLIERWKNGDSRPIVFDAASAADEPEWAVYCDYYSRRGIKTVLMLPLISGDQLIGNFAVRFIGVRTFRPHELELAQALALQATLALHLAQLGEKAQQAAAVRERESAEREKAAELARTNKALLAEISERQRAEQMLRTHGAVINTTLKSLTTESSLDGFIRNVLKTIVEQLGAIGGALWIPSEIPDRAQVVLNYYLGEFDDGENMAHPGRVPQRLPDDVSRHWVNNRNAAPLVYDRSYIETNPNYAPYREWANKLGIKSVLLVPLMFGDESLGGLSLRFSNDRKYTPEELQLAMTLGQQATLALQLKRLGEKAQQAAVAQAQEKAAREQAARLAEADRALRNSEERWRFALEGAGDGVWDWNVKTDEALFSKRWKEMIGYAEDEFENRGAEWMAHLDPADKPRVLATLDDYFKGRIANYIVQFRLRCKDGSWKWILARGMAVSRDKDGKPLRMLGTHTDITTEVAAKAALQAEVIERRRAEQLVRANAALITDTLRSITREPTLEAFIEQVLKTIVEQLGGMGGTFSVPGSVPGTVLAYLHYQDGRVLPGQASDHPARVPQKVPHPSSGWTAQTAEPEILDAEYMRTSPDYAPYREWASRQGVKTVLQFPLLFGGDAFGVLAVRFPVERQFNRDDLELGKALALQGTLAVRLARLGETALQTAALQERERAAQQRVGELDRANAALQRTLSKLVGVQDLTPLLEHILREAGNVAQARMATIFLHDERTDTLSLAWCVRDGAPVDVAKDPRFEIWRKPVPALSSKAWNKIAETGGYSWFSYDDEDYHTPPYALEWQRSMGHHAILPVPLLVGDQPLGFMALFFDHASLPVQEHVEFARVFAHQAAAAIQLARLGEQARQAAISQERERAAQERVAQLVLTNDALTRTLDRLASEPSLDAALGHVMVAITQQLGAVSAALWLYDIPAGMSRMHMTCEGGRIIPGGESDHPHSRVPIPITGSNFQSRILDGRVSLTVVSPENGFHSSVCEYFRAQGVHSILSVPMMAGGESVGCYLARLTKGQKPDAEQIELARVLAQQATLLVQVTRVADLARQAAVSQEREQAAREQAAALETLNEVLRNEIAERQRAEQLARAHAAVISTTLESIRQDAAADAFVAQVLKILVERLGGIGGALWMAGSDDEVGRVVLNYHLGVFQRGAEIDHPGGEPSKLAQEEWQTWNRNNAEPLVLDSHHIATSPRYERVRSWAHKLGIKTVLLVPLVFGDESIGTLAVRFADERRFSAEEMQLVKALALQATLSLQLARLGEQAKQTAVLEEREQAAHDRAAELAKANSVLQESLAVLASQPELDRFLEHVLAAIAEPLHAHSSVLLLIDESSGTIRPHLSYRNGVIQTAEELGTSGLARALEACRGDPAFKAEFESAVPHVYTDVSSTDRLPEGLRRALVALGAQSAISIPVRVGERVLARFAVRFDREHVPVPGELELLQALTHQVALALHLASLGDRGRKSAVLEERNRMARDIHDTLAQGFTGVIIQLEAATDALVRRRSKETRGHIQSAADLARQSLAEARRSVHALKTLALEDADLRTAFEGLFNRMTAGTGIRARVSVAGVARPLPADWEEHLFHIGREALTNAIRHANPSRFEAVLAYEDSRVTLTLRDDGTGFDPATAAGEGIGLIGMHERAAAIGAHLQLHSVAGKGTEVVLTLEL